A genomic segment from Pseudomonas sp. M30-35 encodes:
- the metH gene encoding methionine synthase codes for MSMSLSDRSARTLALQQALKDRILILDGGMGTMIQSYKLEEEDYRGDRFADWPSDVKGNNDLLILSRPDVIGAIEKAYLDAGADILETNTFNATRVSQADYGMESLAYELNVEGARLARQVADAKTAETPDRPRFVAGVLGPTSRTCSISPDVNNPGYRNVTFDVLVENYTEATRGLIEGGSDLILIETIFDTLNAKAAIFAVQQVFEDLGVELPIMISGTITDASGRTLSGQTTEAFWNSVRHAKPISVGLNCALGAKDLRPYLEELSNKAETHVSAHPNAGLPNAFGEYDETPAEMAAVVEEFAASGFLNIVGGCCGTTPGHIQAIAEAVAKYAPRALPDIPKACRLSGLEPFTIDRSSLFVNVGERTNITGSAKFARLIREDNYTEALEVALQQVEAGAQVIDINMDEGMLDSKHAMVTFLNLIAGEPDISRVPIMIDSSKWEVIEAGLKCIQGKGIVNSISMKEGVEQFKHHAKLCKRYGAAVVVMAFDEDGQADTQARKEEICKRSYDILVNEVDFPAEDIIFDPNIFAIATGIEEHNNYAVDFINACAYIRDNLPYALTSGGVSNVSFSFRGNNPVREAIHSVFLYYAIKNGLTMGIVNAGQLEIYDQIPTELRDAVEDVVLNRTANGTDALLALADKYKGDGSVKEAETEEWRGFAVQQRLEHALVKGITAFIVEDTEEFRQQCARPIEVIEGPLMSGMNIVGDLFGSGKMFLPQVVKSARVMKQAVAHLIPFIEAEKGDKPEAKGKILMATVKGDVHDIGKNIVGVVLGCNGYDIVDLGVMVPAEKILQTAIAEKCDIIGLSGLITPSLDEMVHVAREMQRQGFNLPLMIGGATTSKAHTAVKIEPKYQNDAVIYVTDASRAVGVATQLLSKELKPDFVKRTREDYAVVRERTANRSARTERLSYNDAISKKPQFDWASYQPTVPTFTGVKVLEDIDLAVLAEFIDWTPFFISWDLAGKYPRILTDEVVGEAATSLFADAQEMLKKLIDEKLISARAVLGFWPTNQVDHDDLEVYGDDGQPLAKLHHLRQQTIKPDGKPNFSLADFVAPKDSGIQDYIGGFITTAGIGAEEVAKAYQDKGDDYNSIMVKALADRLAEACAEWLHQQVRKNYWGYDPEEQLSNDELIKEAYKGIRPAPGYPACPDHTEKGTLFDLLNDNQQSGVFLTEHYAMFPAASVSGWYFAHPQAQYFAVGKVDKDQVESYTARKQQELRTTERWLAPNLGYDD; via the coding sequence CTGTCCATGTCTTTGTCAGATCGTAGCGCCCGCACTCTCGCTCTTCAGCAAGCCCTCAAGGATCGTATTCTGATTCTCGACGGCGGTATGGGTACGATGATCCAAAGCTATAAACTGGAAGAAGAGGATTACCGCGGTGATCGCTTTGCCGACTGGCCAAGCGATGTCAAAGGCAACAACGACCTGCTGATCCTTAGCCGCCCGGACGTGATTGGCGCCATCGAAAAAGCCTATCTGGACGCCGGCGCTGATATTCTCGAAACCAACACCTTTAACGCCACTCGCGTGTCGCAAGCTGATTACGGCATGGAGTCGTTAGCTTATGAGCTCAACGTTGAAGGCGCACGCCTGGCGCGACAGGTGGCCGATGCGAAGACCGCTGAGACCCCGGACCGACCTAGGTTCGTTGCGGGCGTACTCGGCCCAACCAGCCGTACGTGCTCGATATCGCCAGACGTCAACAATCCGGGCTATCGCAACGTCACTTTCGATGTATTGGTTGAAAACTACACAGAAGCGACACGCGGCCTGATTGAAGGCGGCAGCGACCTTATTTTGATCGAAACCATCTTCGATACGCTCAACGCCAAAGCCGCGATTTTCGCTGTGCAGCAGGTATTTGAAGACCTTGGCGTCGAATTACCAATCATGATCTCTGGCACCATTACCGACGCCTCAGGCCGCACCTTGTCGGGCCAAACCACCGAAGCGTTCTGGAACTCGGTGCGACACGCCAAACCAATTTCTGTAGGGCTAAACTGCGCGCTTGGTGCTAAAGACTTGCGCCCCTATCTTGAAGAGCTGTCGAACAAAGCTGAAACCCACGTTTCTGCCCACCCCAACGCTGGCCTGCCAAATGCTTTCGGTGAATACGACGAAACCCCAGCTGAAATGGCGGCAGTGGTTGAAGAGTTTGCCGCATCAGGCTTTTTGAATATCGTTGGCGGTTGCTGCGGCACCACTCCAGGCCATATTCAGGCGATTGCCGAAGCCGTGGCCAAATATGCGCCCCGCGCGCTGCCTGATATCCCTAAAGCCTGTCGCCTGTCGGGTCTTGAGCCGTTCACCATCGATCGCAGCTCGCTGTTCGTCAACGTCGGCGAGCGTACCAATATCACCGGCTCGGCCAAATTCGCCCGGCTGATTCGTGAAGACAATTACACCGAAGCGCTCGAAGTTGCCTTGCAACAGGTCGAAGCCGGCGCCCAGGTGATCGATATCAACATGGACGAAGGCATGCTTGATTCGAAGCATGCCATGGTTACCTTCCTCAACCTGATTGCTGGCGAGCCGGATATCTCGCGCGTGCCGATCATGATCGACTCCTCCAAGTGGGAGGTTATCGAAGCGGGCCTCAAGTGCATTCAGGGCAAGGGCATCGTTAACTCGATCTCGATGAAAGAAGGTGTTGAGCAGTTCAAGCACCACGCCAAGCTGTGCAAACGCTATGGCGCCGCCGTGGTGGTAATGGCCTTCGACGAAGACGGTCAGGCGGACACTCAGGCCCGCAAAGAAGAAATCTGTAAGCGCTCCTATGACATTTTGGTCAATGAAGTAGATTTTCCAGCAGAAGACATCATCTTCGACCCGAATATTTTCGCCATTGCCACCGGCATTGAAGAGCACAACAACTACGCAGTCGACTTTATCAACGCCTGCGCCTACATCCGCGACAACCTGCCCTACGCGCTGACCTCTGGCGGCGTATCCAATGTGTCGTTCTCGTTCCGTGGCAACAATCCGGTTCGCGAAGCGATTCACTCGGTATTCCTCTATTACGCGATCAAAAATGGTTTGACCATGGGTATCGTTAACGCTGGTCAGTTGGAGATTTACGACCAAATCCCAACTGAACTGCGCGACGCCGTGGAAGATGTAGTGCTCAACCGCACGGCCAATGGCACCGACGCCCTGCTTGCCCTGGCTGATAAATACAAAGGCGATGGCAGCGTTAAAGAAGCTGAAACCGAAGAGTGGCGTGGCTTCGCGGTGCAACAACGCCTTGAGCATGCACTGGTTAAAGGCATCACCGCGTTTATCGTTGAAGACACCGAAGAATTCCGCCAACAGTGCGCGCGCCCGATCGAGGTGATCGAAGGCCCATTGATGAGCGGGATGAACATCGTTGGCGACTTGTTTGGCTCCGGCAAAATGTTTCTACCGCAGGTGGTTAAGTCTGCGCGTGTGATGAAGCAAGCTGTGGCTCACTTGATTCCGTTTATCGAAGCTGAAAAAGGCGACAAACCCGAGGCCAAAGGCAAGATATTGATGGCCACGGTTAAGGGCGATGTTCATGACATCGGCAAGAACATTGTTGGCGTGGTGCTCGGCTGTAACGGTTATGACATCGTCGATCTTGGCGTGATGGTGCCCGCCGAGAAAATCCTGCAAACCGCTATCGCTGAAAAGTGCGACATTATCGGCTTGTCTGGCTTGATCACTCCATCGCTCGACGAAATGGTTCACGTCGCCCGTGAAATGCAGCGTCAGGGCTTCAATCTACCGTTGATGATCGGAGGCGCGACAACCTCCAAAGCGCACACCGCGGTGAAAATCGAACCCAAGTATCAAAACGATGCAGTGATTTACGTGACAGACGCCTCGCGCGCAGTAGGCGTAGCGACTCAGTTATTGTCGAAGGAGCTGAAACCAGACTTCGTTAAGCGTACCCGCGAAGATTACGCGGTAGTCCGTGAACGCACGGCCAACCGCAGCGCGCGTACCGAGCGCTTGAGTTACAACGATGCGATCAGCAAGAAGCCTCAATTTGACTGGGCCAGCTATCAACCAACCGTACCGACCTTCACTGGGGTCAAGGTACTGGAAGATATCGACCTCGCCGTACTGGCCGAGTTTATCGACTGGACACCGTTTTTCATCTCTTGGGATCTGGCGGGCAAGTACCCGCGCATTCTGACGGATGAAGTTGTCGGCGAAGCTGCAACCTCGCTGTTTGCCGATGCCCAGGAGATGCTCAAGAAACTGATTGATGAAAAGCTGATCAGTGCTCGTGCCGTATTGGGTTTCTGGCCGACCAATCAGGTCGATCATGATGATCTTGAGGTGTACGGCGATGACGGCCAGCCATTGGCAAAACTGCATCACCTGCGCCAACAGACCATCAAGCCCGATGGCAAACCTAACTTCTCGCTTGCCGATTTTGTCGCACCGAAAGACTCCGGCATTCAGGACTATATCGGCGGTTTTATCACCACCGCTGGCATAGGCGCAGAAGAAGTCGCCAAGGCCTATCAAGACAAAGGCGACGACTACAACTCAATCATGGTCAAGGCACTGGCTGATCGCCTTGCTGAAGCCTGCGCAGAATGGCTGCACCAGCAAGTGCGTAAAAACTACTGGGGATACGATCCAGAAGAGCAGTTGAGCAATGATGAATTGATCAAGGAAGCCTACAAAGGCATCCGCCCTGCCCCAGGTTATCCAGCATGCCCCGACCATACCGAGAAAGGCACCTTGTTCGACCTGCTTAACGATAACCAGCAGAGCGGCGTTTTTCTCACCGAACACTACGCAATGTTCCCGGCTGCCTCAGTCAGCGGCTGGTATTTTGCTCACCCGCAGGCGCAATACTTTGCGGTCGGCAAGGTTGATAAAGACCAAGTCGAGAGCTACACCGCCCGCAAACAGCAAGAACTGCGCACAACCGAGCGCTGGCTTGCGCCTAACCTGGGTTATGACGACTAA
- a CDS encoding fatty acid cis/trans isomerase produces MQHRSIISACFALVSPLLAAEQVSYSKDIQPIFTKNCVACHACYDAPCQLKLESGEGAERGASQSPVYDGARKKAQNPTRLFLDAHTVTEWRNKGFNSVLDQQGGQAALMARMLKLGHENNTYAPNSKLPDKLDIGIDRANQCSLPGQFDKYAAKNPAAGMPFAVTGLTDEDYQTLQSWLANGAPVDKLVPVATPAEMTQVQEWESFFNQHGAREELVSRWLYEHLFLAHLYFDDGKTRHFFQVVRSRTPSGKPIDPIATRRPNEDPGTDFYYRLAMVPDVIVHKTHITYGLSRKKMAHIKSMFFDTPWTADAIPGYGAQRRANPFETYKAIPAEARYQFMLDDAEYFVRTFIRGPVCRGQIATDVIRDNFWTFFQDPKHDLYITDPEYRAEATPLLAMPGQFDDIGSLVGMWGNYHDKRNEYEELRRDYYEDAPLPSWSNIWSGNDQALLSIFRQFDSATVRRGLIGGIPQTIWWMDYPLLERTYYQLVVNFDVFGNVAHQAQTRLYFDLIRNGAEQNFLRLMPADSREGILKDWYRNSGRLKLWLNYYEGIDTDTKTALSLDPKHPKHDFAKQLLMRAGDLNAAPDPINRCSDGHCYQADSDPQMQNAEQALSRLANKPAAGLKVIHQLPEATMLRVEATNGTRNIYSLLRNRMHSNVAFIVGEGLRYEPGLDTLTVYPGVMSSYPNFIFNVAAQEVPVFVSALEQAKDAETFEKVVDRWGIRRTHPDFWRYFHDLTRYIEETDPVQAGVLDMNRYKNL; encoded by the coding sequence ATGCAGCATCGTTCAATTATCTCGGCATGTTTTGCCTTGGTCAGCCCATTGCTGGCGGCAGAACAAGTTTCCTATAGCAAAGATATTCAGCCGATCTTCACTAAAAATTGCGTTGCTTGCCATGCCTGCTATGACGCGCCTTGCCAGCTTAAGCTCGAAAGCGGTGAAGGGGCGGAGCGGGGTGCCAGTCAATCTCCAGTGTATGACGGCGCACGCAAAAAAGCCCAGAACCCTACGCGCTTGTTCCTTGATGCTCACACCGTGACTGAGTGGCGGAACAAGGGCTTTAACTCGGTGCTCGATCAGCAAGGTGGCCAGGCTGCATTAATGGCGCGCATGCTCAAGCTTGGGCACGAGAACAACACTTACGCCCCCAATAGCAAACTGCCCGATAAGCTTGACATCGGTATCGACCGAGCCAATCAGTGCTCCTTGCCTGGCCAATTCGACAAGTACGCCGCGAAGAATCCGGCTGCGGGCATGCCTTTCGCCGTAACTGGGTTGACTGATGAAGACTACCAAACCCTGCAGAGTTGGTTGGCCAATGGAGCCCCGGTCGATAAATTAGTACCGGTCGCCACGCCTGCGGAAATGACGCAGGTGCAGGAGTGGGAAAGTTTCTTTAACCAACATGGCGCGCGTGAGGAGTTAGTTTCGCGTTGGTTATATGAACATTTATTCCTTGCGCACTTATATTTTGACGACGGCAAAACCCGGCATTTTTTCCAAGTAGTGCGCTCACGCACCCCGAGCGGCAAACCGATTGATCCGATTGCGACGCGTCGCCCCAATGAAGATCCGGGGACTGATTTTTACTATCGCCTGGCAATGGTGCCTGATGTCATCGTGCATAAAACTCATATCACCTATGGGTTAAGCCGTAAGAAAATGGCGCATATCAAGTCGATGTTCTTCGACACGCCGTGGACCGCCGACGCCATACCTGGTTACGGTGCGCAGCGCCGGGCTAACCCGTTTGAAACCTATAAGGCAATCCCGGCTGAAGCGCGTTATCAGTTTATGCTGGATGACGCGGAGTACTTTGTCCGTACCTTTATTCGTGGTCCGGTTTGCCGTGGTCAAATTGCCACAGACGTGATTCGCGATAACTTCTGGACATTTTTCCAGGATCCCAAGCACGACCTGTACATCACCGACCCTGAGTACCGCGCAGAGGCGACACCCTTGCTGGCGATGCCGGGGCAGTTTGATGATATTGGTAGCCTGGTCGGAATGTGGGGCAATTATCACGACAAGCGCAATGAGTATGAGGAGTTGCGCAGAGACTATTACGAGGATGCACCGCTACCTAGCTGGTCAAATATCTGGTCAGGCAATGATCAGGCCTTGCTGTCGATCTTTCGCCAGTTTGACAGCGCTACGGTACGCCGTGGCTTGATCGGCGGCATTCCGCAAACGATATGGTGGATGGATTATCCGCTGTTGGAGCGTACTTATTATCAGTTGGTGGTGAATTTTGATGTGTTCGGCAACGTTGCACATCAGGCGCAAACACGCTTGTACTTTGATTTGATTCGCAACGGCGCTGAGCAGAACTTCCTGCGCTTGATGCCAGCGGATTCACGCGAAGGTATCTTGAAGGACTGGTACCGCAACAGTGGCCGCCTGAAGCTATGGCTCAACTATTACGAGGGCATCGATACCGACACCAAAACCGCGCTTTCGCTTGATCCTAAGCACCCGAAGCATGATTTTGCTAAGCAACTGTTGATGCGTGCAGGTGATTTGAATGCCGCACCTGACCCCATAAATCGCTGCTCAGACGGCCACTGCTATCAAGCGGATTCCGACCCGCAGATGCAAAATGCTGAACAAGCATTAAGTCGTCTGGCGAATAAACCCGCAGCTGGTCTCAAGGTGATCCATCAATTGCCTGAAGCGACCATGCTTCGGGTTGAGGCCACCAACGGCACGCGCAACATATACAGCCTGTTACGAAACCGCATGCACAGTAACGTTGCCTTTATTGTTGGTGAAGGGCTGCGCTATGAGCCCGGACTCGACACCTTGACTGTTTATCCCGGAGTGATGAGCAGCTACCCGAATTTTATCTTCAACGTTGCAGCGCAAGAAGTTCCTGTATTTGTCAGCGCTCTGGAGCAAGCTAAAGATGCCGAAACCTTTGAAAAGGTGGTCGATCGTTGGGGGATTCGCCGGACCCATCCAGACTTTTGGCGCTACTTCCATGACCTGACGCGCTACATCGAGGAGACCGATCCAGTGCAAGCAGGTGTATTGGATATGAATCGCTACAAAAACCTTTAG
- a CDS encoding thioredoxin family protein, which yields MKKSWQLLPAAMLLATTVAHASALTFTSKEQPTSVLELYTSQGCSSCPPAEKWLSSLTQSPDLWKKVIPLAFHVDYWDYLGWQDPFANKNYSARQRAYTRSGRTSSVYTPGFVVAGHEWRGWYKNEPLHLPTQQKAVGKLQLTLDDNNVKVAFEPKQAPPKGLTLYVARLGFAIDTQITKGENAGKTIKHDFVVLSLQQVSASSSNHWRTKLHKDPRGERQAVVAWLGVPGVPAPYQAVGGWISQ from the coding sequence ATGAAAAAGTCATGGCAACTTCTGCCCGCCGCAATGCTTTTAGCCACCACTGTGGCTCACGCTTCGGCACTTACCTTTACCAGTAAAGAACAGCCCACCAGCGTTCTGGAACTGTACACCTCGCAAGGTTGTAGTTCTTGCCCTCCTGCAGAAAAATGGCTGTCATCACTCACTCAGTCACCTGATTTATGGAAAAAGGTCATTCCTCTCGCCTTTCATGTCGATTATTGGGACTACCTGGGCTGGCAAGACCCGTTTGCCAATAAAAACTACAGCGCCCGACAACGAGCCTATACCCGCAGCGGTCGTACCAGTTCGGTGTACACGCCGGGGTTTGTCGTAGCAGGTCACGAATGGCGTGGCTGGTATAAAAATGAACCGTTGCACCTGCCTACTCAACAAAAGGCCGTTGGTAAGTTACAGCTGACCCTGGATGACAATAACGTCAAGGTAGCGTTTGAGCCTAAACAAGCTCCACCCAAGGGGCTTACCCTGTATGTCGCCCGCCTCGGCTTTGCCATAGACACCCAGATCACCAAAGGTGAGAACGCAGGCAAGACCATCAAGCACGACTTTGTGGTTCTGAGCTTGCAACAGGTCAGCGCATCCAGCAGCAACCACTGGCGTACCAAGCTGCACAAGGATCCACGCGGAGAGCGCCAGGCAGTGGTTGCCTGGTTAGGCGTACCAGGCGTCCCAGCGCCTTATCAAGCTGTAGGCGGCTGGATTAGCCAATAA
- the nfuA gene encoding Fe-S biogenesis protein NfuA, with protein MSTITITDAAHDYLADLLSKQNTAGIGIRVFITQPGTQYAETCIAYCKPGEQKPEDTALGLASFTAWIDAVSEPFLDDAVVDYATDRMGGQLTIKAPNAKVPMVNEDSPINERINYYLQTEINPGLASHGGQVSLIDVVDEGIAVLQFGGGCQGCGQADLTLKEGIEKTLLERIPELKGVRDVTDHSNKENAYY; from the coding sequence ATGAGCACTATCACTATTACCGACGCTGCCCACGATTATTTAGCTGATTTGCTGAGCAAGCAGAACACAGCGGGCATCGGCATTCGCGTATTTATTACCCAACCGGGTACCCAGTATGCTGAAACCTGCATTGCTTATTGCAAGCCGGGTGAGCAGAAGCCTGAAGACACCGCGCTAGGCTTGGCCAGCTTTACTGCATGGATTGACGCAGTCAGTGAACCGTTTCTTGACGATGCAGTGGTTGATTACGCGACTGACCGCATGGGTGGCCAACTGACGATCAAAGCACCTAACGCCAAGGTGCCGATGGTTAATGAAGACAGCCCGATCAACGAGCGTATCAATTACTATCTGCAAACCGAGATCAATCCGGGTTTGGCCAGCCACGGCGGGCAAGTCAGCTTGATCGATGTGGTTGATGAAGGCATTGCCGTTTTGCAATTTGGCGGCGGCTGCCAAGGCTGTGGTCAGGCGGACCTGACGCTTAAGGAAGGCATCGAGAAAACCCTGCTTGAGCGTATTCCAGAGCTCAAGGGTGTTCGCGATGTGACCGATCACAGCAACAAGGAAAATGCTTACTACTAA
- a CDS encoding MFS transporter, which translates to MALITQPTIARLFICQALYWCCSMIGITLTALIGLQLAPLNILATLPLALLVLGNLLAVQPLSLYMQRNGRRAGLLLGAACGVFGGLISALGVWLGDFSILCLGALLIGAYQASAMYYRFVALEAVPESAKGRASAYVIGGGVVAALIAPSLALWSKNALATPFTGAYLMMAALALIAAGVLSKLPQGTVQIASTGGWSTMRELLRRPVVRAAIATTAIGHGLMILVMNATPLAMRGCGLSIETSALVMQWHMLGMFLPAFVAGRLVDTLGSRRVAVIGSGVLLISAAIAVSGITRDQFLISSFLLGLGWNLMLIAGTTLLAQGHTPAERGHAQGLMELSNGSVAASASFASGALISGIGWNAVNISILPLIVIVLLMLIPSRRAQLA; encoded by the coding sequence ATGGCATTGATCACGCAACCAACCATTGCTCGTTTATTCATTTGTCAGGCCTTGTATTGGTGCTGCTCAATGATTGGCATCACCTTGACCGCTCTAATTGGCTTGCAACTGGCGCCATTGAACATTCTGGCGACCTTGCCCTTGGCATTGCTGGTGCTGGGTAATTTGTTGGCTGTGCAGCCACTGTCGCTGTACATGCAACGTAACGGAAGACGTGCGGGACTGCTTCTTGGCGCCGCTTGCGGGGTATTCGGCGGCTTGATCAGTGCTTTGGGGGTCTGGCTCGGTGACTTCAGCATTTTGTGCTTAGGCGCACTGCTCATCGGCGCCTACCAGGCATCTGCTATGTATTACCGCTTTGTCGCGCTGGAGGCTGTACCTGAGTCGGCAAAAGGTCGCGCCAGCGCCTATGTGATCGGCGGCGGCGTGGTTGCCGCGCTGATTGCTCCGAGCCTGGCACTTTGGTCAAAAAACGCGTTAGCCACACCATTTACGGGTGCTTATTTGATGATGGCAGCGTTGGCGCTTATCGCGGCTGGCGTACTCAGCAAGTTACCTCAGGGGACAGTGCAGATAGCAAGTACCGGCGGTTGGTCGACAATGCGTGAACTGTTACGAAGACCAGTGGTGCGCGCCGCAATTGCCACGACCGCAATTGGTCACGGCTTGATGATTTTGGTGATGAATGCCACGCCACTAGCTATGCGCGGCTGCGGTCTATCCATCGAAACCAGCGCGTTGGTTATGCAATGGCACATGCTAGGCATGTTCCTGCCGGCGTTTGTCGCTGGGCGCCTGGTCGATACATTAGGCAGTCGGCGGGTAGCCGTCATTGGCAGCGGCGTACTGTTGATCAGCGCGGCCATTGCCGTGAGTGGCATCACTCGCGACCAGTTTTTAATCAGCTCGTTCTTGCTCGGCCTAGGCTGGAACTTGATGCTAATTGCTGGAACCACCCTGCTCGCTCAAGGGCATACACCGGCTGAACGAGGTCATGCGCAAGGCTTGATGGAACTGAGCAATGGCTCGGTGGCAGCCAGTGCTTCATTTGCCTCGGGTGCATTGATCAGCGGAATAGGCTGGAATGCAGTCAATATCAGCATTTTGCCACTGATCGTCATCGTACTCCTGATGCTAATCCCAAGTCGGCGCGCGCAACTGGCGTAA
- a CDS encoding DUF1272 domain-containing protein yields MLELRPNCECCDRELPGDSDAAFICSYECTFCRDCAAGHLQLKCPNCSGELVSRPRRAIEKQLESPQTSAQQACPNSEQLRGDH; encoded by the coding sequence ATGCTCGAATTACGCCCAAACTGCGAATGTTGCGACCGTGAGCTGCCTGGCGACAGTGACGCTGCATTTATCTGCTCGTATGAATGTACATTTTGCCGAGACTGCGCCGCTGGGCATTTACAACTTAAATGCCCCAACTGCTCGGGTGAGCTAGTGTCGCGCCCGCGCCGGGCAATTGAAAAACAGCTTGAGTCGCCACAAACCTCTGCACAGCAGGCTTGTCCGAACTCAGAACAATTACGCGGAGATCACTGA
- a CDS encoding GlxA family transcriptional regulator: protein MDALKTIVCLIYPDFMSLDAIGPLQVFASANVERQRQGLPNYYQTLLLAEEAGPVDSSAGIQIIAQRALSEIQADQIDTLLIPGGIGERVQINNQPLLAWLRASEPHIRRLGSVCSGALILAATGLLDGRRATTHWADIDTLRRTHPNVEVLGDQLHTYDARDTQGNAHVFTCAGVTAGIDLALALVEADLGRAMALAVARRLVMFLRRPGGQAQFSALLSPEPSRTPRLAALLDWIPSRIGDDLTLEVLAAQACMTPRTLSRVFIQELGVGPGKYVEKIRLEAARNLLQDAQASISTVSRLTGFGHPENLRRTFQKHLSVSPQEYAQRFT from the coding sequence ATGGATGCGCTCAAGACTATTGTCTGCCTTATTTACCCTGACTTTATGAGCCTCGATGCAATCGGCCCATTGCAGGTGTTCGCCTCGGCTAACGTTGAGCGCCAGCGCCAGGGTTTGCCGAACTACTACCAAACTTTATTGCTCGCAGAGGAAGCCGGCCCGGTTGACTCCTCCGCCGGGATTCAGATTATTGCGCAACGGGCGCTCAGTGAAATCCAAGCGGATCAAATCGACACCTTGCTCATTCCTGGCGGCATTGGCGAGCGCGTGCAAATCAATAATCAGCCATTGTTGGCCTGGTTGCGGGCTAGCGAGCCACACATCCGCAGACTCGGCTCGGTGTGCTCTGGAGCGCTGATTCTGGCGGCCACTGGCTTACTTGATGGCCGTCGTGCGACCACGCACTGGGCAGATATTGACACGCTACGCCGCACCCACCCAAACGTCGAAGTACTGGGCGACCAACTGCACACCTACGATGCGCGCGACACACAAGGAAACGCCCATGTGTTTACCTGCGCAGGCGTCACCGCAGGGATTGATCTGGCGCTGGCCTTGGTCGAAGCCGATTTGGGCCGGGCCATGGCGCTCGCAGTTGCGCGCCGACTGGTCATGTTTTTGCGCCGCCCAGGTGGCCAGGCACAGTTCAGCGCCCTACTCAGTCCCGAGCCAAGTCGCACACCGCGATTAGCCGCGCTGCTCGACTGGATTCCGTCTCGAATCGGCGATGACTTGACCCTTGAGGTTTTGGCCGCACAAGCCTGCATGACGCCACGAACCTTGTCGCGGGTATTTATCCAAGAGCTTGGCGTCGGACCCGGCAAATACGTCGAGAAAATCCGTTTAGAGGCCGCTCGCAACCTGTTGCAAGACGCACAGGCTTCGATCAGTACCGTGTCCAGACTCACTGGATTTGGTCACCCAGAAAACCTGCGGCGTACGTTCCAGAAGCATTTGTCGGTAAGCCCGCAGGAATACGCGCAACGCTTTACCTAA
- a CDS encoding patatin-like phospholipase family protein, which yields MSAIIIKTPALTLKAGSRAIARIREHGLQPADIGILPGAAGGPKALGIQGLDLALFGEWLPKAPRERSLIGASIGSWRFVSACLPDAAQGIRRLGELYTAQRFAKGVTMAEISQSCRVMLDELLEGQDAAVLNNPNYRLNIVVVKSHGLLAHDHRGVLGLGLSSVIGNNLLARSRLARHFERIILHDTRLAPPLHPLTDFPSRYLPLDTDNLRHALLASGSIPMVMEGVRDLPGAGIGTYRDGGLLDYHLDLPYSGDDIVLYPHFTDKIIPGWFDKTMPWRRGDSGRLQNVLLLAPSSEYLAKLPYGKLPDRKDFSRFLGDDAGRERYWRTAIQESQRLGDEFLELTETSQLNDRLIPL from the coding sequence ATGAGCGCGATTATCATCAAAACCCCTGCCCTAACCCTTAAAGCGGGATCACGAGCCATTGCGCGTATTCGCGAGCACGGCCTGCAACCAGCAGATATAGGTATTTTGCCGGGCGCAGCTGGCGGCCCAAAGGCGCTGGGGATTCAGGGGCTGGATCTTGCCTTGTTCGGTGAATGGCTACCAAAAGCGCCGCGGGAACGCTCACTGATTGGTGCCTCGATTGGTTCCTGGCGCTTTGTCAGTGCTTGTCTGCCTGATGCCGCGCAAGGCATACGCCGCCTTGGGGAGCTGTATACCGCGCAGCGTTTTGCCAAGGGCGTGACCATGGCTGAAATCTCTCAGAGTTGCAGAGTCATGCTCGATGAGTTGCTCGAAGGCCAGGACGCAGCAGTGCTGAATAATCCTAATTACCGACTGAACATCGTCGTGGTGAAGAGTCACGGCTTGCTTGCGCATGATCATCGAGGCGTGCTCGGCCTAGGCTTGTCATCGGTTATCGGCAATAACCTGTTAGCTCGCTCACGCTTGGCCCGTCATTTTGAGCGAATTATCCTGCATGACACACGACTCGCACCGCCGCTGCATCCGCTGACGGACTTCCCTTCGCGTTATTTACCGCTCGATACTGACAACCTACGTCACGCGCTCTTGGCATCAGGCTCGATACCCATGGTGATGGAAGGCGTGCGTGACCTTCCAGGGGCCGGGATTGGCACTTACCGCGATGGCGGCCTGCTCGACTACCACCTCGACCTGCCTTACAGCGGCGACGACATCGTCCTATACCCGCACTTCACCGATAAGATCATTCCCGGCTGGTTTGACAAGACCATGCCTTGGCGACGCGGCGACAGCGGTCGATTACAGAATGTATTGCTGCTCGCGCCATCAAGCGAATATCTAGCCAAACTTCCGTACGGCAAACTACCGGATCGCAAAGACTTCAGCCGTTTTCTTGGCGACGATGCCGGGCGTGAACGTTACTGGCGTACAGCCATACAAGAAAGCCAACGTTTGGGCGATGAGTTTTTGGAGCTGACCGAAACCTCCCAATTGAACGATAGGTTGATCCCACTTTGA